One part of the Streptomyces nigra genome encodes these proteins:
- a CDS encoding LysR family transcriptional regulator yields the protein MQFQQLQYFVAVAETRHFTRAADLVHVAQPSLSQQIKALERELGADLFLRARGNITLTDAGEALLPLARRILADADTARHEVQELVQLRGGRVRLGATPSLCTGLLPDVLRAFHDRYPGIRLLIEEGGSHDLVRELARGALDLALVVLPLPTPSPALTTVELLREDLVVVSSPEAPAPGGPGRRTVRIADLEGERLVMFRHGYDLRELTVAACRAEGFEPDFAVEGGEMDAVLGFVRAGLGLAVVPRMVAARSGRGLRVTPLARPGLHRTIALAHRSDVAPPRAARELQRMLLER from the coding sequence ATGCAGTTCCAGCAGCTCCAGTACTTCGTGGCGGTCGCGGAGACCCGGCACTTCACCCGCGCCGCCGATCTCGTGCACGTGGCGCAGCCCTCGCTGTCGCAGCAGATCAAGGCGCTGGAGCGGGAGCTGGGCGCGGACCTGTTCCTGCGGGCCCGCGGCAACATCACGCTGACGGACGCCGGGGAGGCCCTGCTGCCGCTGGCCCGGCGCATCCTGGCCGACGCCGACACCGCCCGGCACGAGGTGCAGGAGCTGGTGCAGCTGCGCGGCGGCCGGGTCAGGCTCGGGGCCACGCCGAGCCTGTGCACGGGGCTGCTCCCGGACGTGCTGCGCGCCTTCCACGACCGCTACCCGGGCATCCGGCTGCTGATCGAGGAGGGCGGTTCGCACGACCTGGTGCGCGAGCTGGCGCGCGGCGCCCTCGACCTGGCGCTCGTCGTGCTGCCCCTGCCGACGCCCTCCCCCGCGCTGACCACGGTGGAGCTGCTCCGCGAGGACCTGGTGGTGGTGTCCTCACCGGAGGCGCCCGCCCCCGGCGGCCCCGGCCGGCGCACGGTACGCATCGCCGACCTGGAGGGCGAGCGCCTGGTGATGTTCCGGCACGGCTACGACCTGCGCGAGCTGACGGTGGCCGCGTGCCGCGCCGAGGGCTTCGAACCGGACTTCGCGGTCGAGGGCGGCGAGATGGACGCCGTCCTGGGCTTCGTCCGGGCGGGGCTGGGCCTCGCCGTCGTCCCGCGCATGGTGGCCGCCCGGTCGGGCCGGGGCCTAAGGGTGACCCCGCTGGCCCGGCCCGGCCTGCACCGCACGATCGCCCTGGCCCACCGCAGCGACGTGGCCCCGCCCCGGGCCGCACGCGAACTGCAGCGGATGCTGCTGGAGCGCTGA
- a CDS encoding succinate dehydrogenase, translated as MALATRTDRRPSFARTVWDSTVGKKTVMAVSGLIMLLYLVVHMIGNLKIFFGAGDFNHYAHWLRTVGEPFMHYEWTLWLVRVVLVVAVVAHAVSAYQLSRRDIKARPTRYVHRKPRASYATRTMRWGGVILALFIVWHLLDLTTGTVHSGGFQEGRPYQNVVDTFSTWYGNVIYIVAMLAVGLHIRHGFWSAAQTLGAGSRTRDRALKATANVLALLLTAGFIAVPVGVMTGVVS; from the coding sequence ATGGCTCTGGCAACGCGGACGGACCGACGGCCGTCCTTCGCGCGCACGGTGTGGGACTCGACCGTCGGCAAGAAGACCGTGATGGCGGTCAGCGGACTGATCATGCTGCTGTACCTGGTCGTCCACATGATCGGCAATCTGAAGATCTTCTTCGGCGCCGGCGACTTCAACCACTACGCGCACTGGCTGCGCACCGTCGGCGAGCCGTTCATGCACTACGAGTGGACGCTCTGGCTCGTCCGCGTGGTCCTGGTCGTCGCCGTCGTCGCCCACGCGGTCTCGGCGTACCAGCTCAGCCGCCGCGACATCAAGGCCCGTCCCACCCGCTACGTGCACAGGAAGCCGCGCGCCTCCTACGCCACCCGCACCATGCGCTGGGGAGGCGTCATCCTCGCGCTGTTCATCGTCTGGCACCTCCTGGACCTGACGACCGGCACCGTGCACTCCGGCGGCTTCCAGGAGGGCCGCCCGTACCAGAACGTCGTGGACACCTTCTCCACCTGGTACGGCAACGTCATCTACATCGTGGCGATGCTCGCCGTCGGACTGCACATCCGGCACGGCTTCTGGAGCGCCGCCCAGACCCTCGGCGCCGGCAGCCGCACCCGCGACCGCGCCCTGAAGGCCACGGCCAACGTCCTCGCGCTGCTGCTCACGGCCGGCTTCATCGCCGTACCCGTGGGCGTCATGACCGGAGTGGTGAGCTGA
- a CDS encoding fumarate reductase/succinate dehydrogenase flavoprotein subunit codes for MTYTDYATGEPVADTKAPAGPVNERWDKRRFEAKLVNPANRRKHTVIVVGTGLAGGSAGATLAEQGYHVVQFCYQDSPRRAHSIAAQGGINAAKNYRNDGDSIHRLFYDTVKGGDFRGRESNVHRRAQISVEIIDQCVAQGVPFAREYGGLLDTRSFGGVQVSRTFYARGQTGQQLLLGAYQALSRQIAAGNIEMHPRTEMLDLIVVDGRARGIVARDLITGKISTYLADAVVLASGGYGNVFYLSTNAMNSNATAVWRAHRRGAYFANPCFTQIHPTCIPRTGDHQSKLTLMSESLRNDGRIWVPKAKGDTRPPHQIPEDERDYYLERIYPSFGNLVPRDIASRAAKNVCDEGRGVGPGGQGVYLDFADAIQRMGRGAVEAKYGNLFDMYQRITDEDPYEVPMRIYPAVHYTMGGLWVDYDLQTTIPGLFAIGEANFSDHGANRLGASALMQGLADGYFVLPATINDYLARNPHHEPVTDGHPAVQEVLAETEDRLNLLLAVDGDRTPDSFHRELGELMWEFCGMARTDAGLRKALERIPQIREEFWRRIKVPGTGEEFNQSLEKANRVVDYLELAELMCLDALHRTESCGGHFREESQTPDGEAARRDDEFAYAAAWEFTGTGEAPTLHKEDLVFEYVHPTQRSYA; via the coding sequence ATGACCTACACCGACTACGCGACCGGCGAGCCCGTCGCCGACACCAAGGCCCCGGCCGGTCCGGTCAACGAGCGCTGGGACAAGCGCCGTTTCGAGGCCAAGCTGGTCAACCCCGCCAACCGGCGCAAGCACACCGTCATCGTCGTCGGCACCGGCCTCGCGGGCGGCTCCGCCGGCGCCACGCTCGCCGAACAGGGCTACCACGTCGTCCAGTTCTGCTACCAGGACTCCCCGCGCCGCGCCCACTCCATCGCCGCGCAGGGCGGCATCAACGCCGCGAAGAACTACCGCAACGACGGCGACTCCATCCACCGTCTCTTCTACGACACCGTCAAGGGCGGCGACTTCCGGGGCCGCGAGTCCAACGTGCACCGCCGCGCGCAGATCTCCGTCGAGATCATCGACCAGTGCGTCGCGCAGGGCGTGCCGTTCGCCCGCGAGTACGGCGGTCTGCTCGACACCCGGTCCTTCGGCGGCGTCCAGGTGTCGCGGACGTTCTACGCCCGCGGCCAGACGGGGCAGCAGCTCCTGCTCGGCGCCTACCAGGCGCTCAGCCGGCAGATCGCGGCCGGCAACATCGAGATGCACCCCCGTACCGAGATGCTCGACCTGATCGTCGTCGACGGACGGGCGCGCGGGATCGTGGCCCGGGACCTCATCACCGGGAAGATCTCCACGTACTTGGCGGACGCCGTCGTGCTGGCGAGCGGTGGCTACGGCAACGTCTTCTACCTGTCGACGAACGCCATGAACTCCAACGCGACCGCCGTCTGGCGGGCGCACCGGCGCGGTGCCTACTTCGCCAACCCCTGCTTCACCCAGATCCACCCCACCTGCATCCCGCGCACCGGCGACCACCAGTCGAAGCTGACGCTGATGAGCGAGTCGCTGCGCAACGACGGCCGTATCTGGGTGCCCAAGGCCAAGGGCGACACCCGTCCGCCGCACCAGATCCCCGAGGACGAGCGCGACTACTACCTGGAGCGCATCTACCCGTCCTTCGGCAACCTGGTGCCCCGCGACATCGCCTCCCGCGCCGCCAAGAACGTCTGCGACGAGGGCAGGGGAGTGGGCCCCGGCGGCCAGGGCGTCTACCTGGACTTCGCCGACGCCATCCAGCGCATGGGCCGGGGGGCCGTCGAGGCCAAGTACGGCAATCTCTTCGACATGTACCAGCGGATCACCGACGAGGATCCGTACGAGGTGCCCATGCGAATCTACCCCGCCGTGCACTACACGATGGGCGGCCTGTGGGTCGACTACGACCTGCAGACCACGATCCCGGGCCTGTTCGCGATCGGCGAGGCCAACTTCTCCGACCACGGCGCCAACCGCCTCGGCGCCTCGGCGCTCATGCAGGGCCTCGCCGACGGCTACTTCGTCCTGCCCGCCACCATCAACGACTACCTCGCCCGCAACCCCCACCACGAGCCGGTCACCGACGGCCACCCCGCCGTCCAGGAGGTGCTGGCCGAGACCGAGGACCGGCTCAACCTGCTGCTCGCGGTGGACGGCGACCGTACGCCGGACTCCTTCCACCGCGAACTCGGCGAACTGATGTGGGAGTTCTGCGGCATGGCCCGCACCGACGCCGGGCTGCGCAAGGCGCTGGAGCGCATCCCGCAGATCCGCGAGGAGTTCTGGCGGCGGATCAAGGTCCCCGGTACCGGCGAGGAGTTCAACCAGTCCCTCGAGAAGGCCAACCGCGTCGTCGACTACCTGGAGCTCGCCGAGCTGATGTGCCTCGACGCGCTGCACCGCACCGAGTCCTGCGGCGGCCACTTCCGCGAGGAGTCCCAGACCCCGGACGGCGAAGCGGCCCGCAGGGACGACGAGTTCGCCTACGCGGCCGCCTGGGAGTTCACCGGCACCGGCGAGGCTCCGACCCTGCACAAGGAAGACCTGGTCTTCGAGTACGTCCACCCCACCCAGCGGAGCTACGCATGA
- a CDS encoding succinate dehydrogenase/fumarate reductase iron-sulfur subunit: protein MKLTLRVWRQKNAEAEGAMSTYEVDGISSDMSFLEMLDTLNEELILKGEDPVAFDHDCREGICGACSLVINGDAHGPERTTTCQLHMRSFKDGDTIDIEPWRASAFPVIKDLVVDRTAFDRIIQAGGYITAPTGAAPEAHATPVPKPDADFAFEHAECIGCGACVAACPNGAAMLFTSAKVNHLNVLPQGAPERETRVLDMVAQMDEEGFGGCTLTGECATACPKGIPLMSITSMNKEWLRATRKAKR from the coding sequence ATGAAGCTCACCCTGCGCGTCTGGCGGCAGAAGAACGCCGAAGCCGAAGGCGCCATGTCCACGTACGAGGTGGACGGCATCTCCTCCGACATGTCCTTCCTGGAGATGCTCGACACCCTCAACGAGGAGCTCATCCTCAAGGGCGAGGACCCCGTCGCCTTCGACCACGACTGCCGCGAGGGCATCTGCGGTGCCTGCTCGCTCGTCATCAACGGCGACGCCCACGGCCCCGAGCGCACCACCACCTGCCAGCTGCACATGCGGTCCTTCAAGGACGGCGACACCATCGACATCGAGCCGTGGCGGGCGTCGGCCTTCCCGGTGATCAAGGACCTCGTCGTCGACCGCACGGCGTTCGACCGGATCATCCAGGCCGGCGGCTACATCACCGCGCCGACCGGCGCGGCCCCCGAGGCGCACGCCACCCCCGTGCCCAAGCCGGACGCCGACTTCGCCTTCGAGCACGCCGAGTGCATCGGCTGCGGCGCGTGCGTGGCGGCCTGCCCCAACGGGGCCGCGATGCTGTTCACGTCCGCCAAGGTCAACCACCTGAACGTGCTGCCGCAGGGCGCCCCCGAGCGCGAGACCCGTGTGCTCGACATGGTGGCGCAGATGGACGAGGAGGGCTTCGGTGGCTGCACCCTCACCGGCGAGTGCGCCACGGCCTGCCCGAAGGGCATCCCGCTGATGTCCATCACCAGCATGAACAAGGAGTGGCTGCGGGCGACCCGGAAGGCCAAGCGGTAA
- a CDS encoding gas vesicle protein K: protein MTTQRAHAVDLDPERVTNDLAALVLTVVELLRQLMERQAVRRFDEGTLTTEQEDRLGTALMLLDERMDELCEQHGLERGDLNLDLGPLGHLLADPGR, encoded by the coding sequence GTGACCACGCAGCGCGCCCATGCCGTGGACCTCGACCCGGAGCGGGTCACGAACGATCTGGCGGCCCTGGTCCTGACCGTGGTGGAGCTCCTACGGCAGCTGATGGAACGGCAGGCGGTGCGCCGGTTCGACGAGGGGACGCTGACCACCGAGCAGGAGGACCGGCTGGGCACAGCGCTGATGCTGCTGGACGAGCGTATGGACGAGCTGTGCGAACAGCACGGGCTGGAGCGCGGCGATCTGAATCTGGACCTCGGCCCGCTGGGCCACCTGCTCGCCGATCCGGGCCGGTGA
- a CDS encoding gas vesicle protein, giving the protein MSVPVPWEEPEPYAPVGVPLVDLLDRVLATGVVVSGDLVLAIADVPLVRISLHALLASVSERVPAPWPDSGPL; this is encoded by the coding sequence ATGAGCGTGCCGGTGCCGTGGGAGGAACCGGAGCCGTACGCGCCCGTCGGGGTGCCCCTGGTCGATCTGCTCGACCGTGTGCTGGCCACCGGGGTCGTGGTCAGCGGCGACCTGGTGCTGGCCATCGCCGACGTTCCGTTGGTGCGGATCTCCCTGCACGCTCTGCTGGCGTCGGTGAGCGAGCGGGTGCCCGCGCCCTGGCCGGACAGCGGGCCCCTGTGA
- a CDS encoding GvpL/GvpF family gas vesicle protein produces the protein MSTLPAGRATTAEPRTLLCVFAVTDSPVPPDVLARTPGHDGGGPLRTLAAGEFHLVVQDVPAAEYGEEALAERLNRPDALERCARAHHRAVEAAASAGPAVPLPMATLYLDDNNAVRAVTARGASLRALLERLRDRTEWAVKVHGPTAGGAADGEGAADGRSYLRRASARRRTERETREQALARARTVDRELRRYAVAATRHRPQSERLTGTNVPQLLNAAYLVDDARREEFTQAVGRLAREASGTGLEVTVSGPWIPYSFARPEPDAVEVVA, from the coding sequence ATGAGCACGCTCCCGGCCGGCCGGGCGACGACGGCGGAACCCCGCACCCTCCTCTGCGTCTTCGCGGTGACGGACTCCCCCGTGCCGCCGGACGTGCTCGCGCGGACGCCGGGCCACGACGGCGGCGGCCCCCTGCGCACCCTGGCGGCGGGTGAGTTCCACCTGGTCGTGCAGGACGTGCCGGCGGCGGAGTACGGCGAGGAGGCGCTGGCGGAACGGCTGAACCGGCCGGACGCGCTGGAGCGCTGCGCCCGCGCCCACCACCGGGCCGTGGAGGCGGCGGCGAGCGCGGGTCCCGCCGTGCCGCTCCCGATGGCGACGCTGTATCTCGACGACAACAACGCGGTCCGGGCCGTGACCGCCCGGGGGGCGTCCCTTCGGGCCCTGCTGGAGCGGCTGCGCGACCGTACGGAGTGGGCGGTGAAGGTGCACGGCCCGACGGCCGGGGGTGCCGCCGACGGGGAGGGCGCGGCCGACGGGCGGTCGTATCTGCGCCGGGCCAGCGCCCGCCGGCGGACCGAGCGCGAGACGCGCGAGCAGGCCCTGGCCCGGGCCCGCACCGTCGACCGGGAGCTGCGCCGGTACGCCGTCGCCGCGACCCGGCACCGGCCGCAGAGCGAGCGGCTGACCGGCACGAACGTGCCGCAACTCCTCAACGCCGCCTATCTGGTGGACGACGCCCGCCGCGAGGAGTTCACGCAGGCCGTCGGCCGGCTGGCCCGCGAGGCCTCCGGCACCGGTCTGGAGGTCACCGTGTCGGGGCCCTGGATCCCGTACTCCTTCGCCCGGCCGGAACCGGACGCGGTGGAGGTGGTCGCATGA
- a CDS encoding gas vesicle protein: MTDLSTWPTGFDPQPAGPSGGSLADLLERVLDKGIVIAGDIKIDLLDIELLTIRLRLFIASVETAKKAGIDWWETDPALSSRAARDALAEENARLRARLEALEESDPDTTEVTR; encoded by the coding sequence GTGACCGACCTGTCCACCTGGCCGACGGGCTTCGATCCGCAGCCCGCCGGGCCGTCCGGCGGAAGCCTCGCGGATCTGCTGGAGCGCGTGCTGGACAAGGGCATCGTCATCGCGGGCGACATCAAGATCGACCTGCTCGACATCGAGCTGCTGACCATCCGGCTGCGCCTGTTCATCGCCTCGGTGGAGACCGCGAAGAAGGCGGGCATCGACTGGTGGGAGACGGACCCGGCGCTGTCCTCGCGCGCCGCGCGGGACGCCCTCGCGGAGGAGAACGCCCGGCTGCGCGCCCGCCTGGAGGCCCTGGAGGAATCCGACCCCGACACCACGGAGGTGACCCGATGA
- a CDS encoding gas vesicle protein GvpG has product MGLLTEILLLPVAPLRGTLWVAEQLRREAERQACDPRWVQARLAALNRDLDDGLIDEAAFEAEEERLLARLGSPVHHGGLPPDGGAR; this is encoded by the coding sequence GTGGGACTCCTGACCGAGATCCTGCTGCTGCCCGTGGCCCCCCTGCGCGGCACGCTGTGGGTCGCCGAGCAGCTGCGCCGGGAGGCCGAGCGCCAGGCGTGCGATCCGCGCTGGGTGCAGGCCCGGCTGGCGGCGCTGAACCGGGACCTGGACGACGGGCTCATCGACGAGGCGGCCTTCGAGGCGGAGGAGGAACGGCTGCTCGCGCGCCTCGGCAGCCCGGTCCACCACGGCGGGCTCCCGCCGGACGGAGGCGCCCGGTGA
- a CDS encoding GvpL/GvpF family gas vesicle protein → MTVTATAAPTTTGTLYVYGIAPEGARPPRTPGVGGAPVRLLAGSGLCAAVSDAPASLRARRRDLTAHQAVLTELAERGPVLPMRFAVLSAGPEELLDRLSTHKAHLAAQLDGVRDCVEMNVKGAVVPGHFADLVRRDGSLRALARRTRQRPGYEANVRLGEALAKGVAREARGAAREVLALLAPLAVRTAQGPVDDEQVLSTSFLVRAADEQRFREAVTERARAVGDRLALSLTGPLPCYSFVDPPSAPAGR, encoded by the coding sequence ATGACCGTGACGGCCACCGCCGCCCCCACGACCACCGGCACGCTGTACGTCTACGGCATCGCCCCCGAGGGCGCCCGTCCCCCGCGCACCCCCGGGGTGGGCGGCGCCCCGGTGCGGCTGCTGGCCGGGTCCGGGCTGTGCGCGGCGGTCTCGGACGCGCCGGCCTCCCTGCGGGCCCGGCGCCGGGACCTGACGGCCCACCAGGCGGTGCTGACGGAACTCGCCGAGCGGGGCCCGGTGCTGCCGATGCGGTTCGCCGTGCTCAGCGCCGGCCCGGAGGAACTGCTCGACCGGCTCAGCACCCACAAGGCCCATCTGGCGGCCCAGTTGGACGGGGTGCGGGACTGCGTCGAGATGAACGTGAAAGGTGCCGTGGTGCCCGGGCACTTCGCCGATCTCGTACGCCGGGACGGCTCGCTGCGGGCGCTCGCCCGCCGGACCCGGCAGCGCCCCGGCTACGAGGCGAACGTACGGCTCGGCGAGGCACTGGCGAAGGGGGTCGCGCGAGAGGCCCGTGGCGCGGCCCGGGAGGTGCTGGCCCTGCTGGCCCCGCTCGCCGTGCGCACCGCGCAGGGCCCGGTCGACGACGAGCAGGTGCTGAGCACGTCGTTCCTGGTCCGCGCCGCCGACGAACAGCGCTTCCGGGAGGCCGTGACCGAGCGGGCCCGCGCCGTCGGCGACCGGCTGGCGCTCAGCCTCACCGGCCCGCTGCCCTGCTACAGCTTCGTGGACCCGCCGTCCGCGCCGGCCGGGCGGTGA
- a CDS encoding gas vesicle structural protein GvpA, whose amino-acid sequence MTVHTDEIVCAPRAGNVYDVLELILDRGMVIDVFVRVSLVGIEILKIDARIVVASVDTYLRFAEACNRLDLERDPRSKTVPELFGGPVAKTIGKAGAKRTARSLTDKVRDVLGPEDETPEEEAAEDAAEDAAPARRPARKRRSDDDRPRPRRRAAEEE is encoded by the coding sequence ATGACCGTCCACACTGACGAGATCGTCTGCGCGCCTCGCGCCGGCAACGTCTACGACGTACTGGAGCTGATCCTCGACCGCGGCATGGTGATCGACGTCTTCGTGCGCGTCTCACTGGTCGGCATCGAGATCCTCAAGATCGACGCCCGTATCGTCGTCGCCAGCGTCGACACCTATCTGCGTTTCGCCGAGGCGTGCAACCGCCTCGACCTGGAGCGCGACCCGCGCTCCAAGACCGTGCCGGAGCTGTTCGGCGGGCCGGTCGCCAAGACGATCGGCAAGGCCGGCGCCAAGCGCACCGCCCGCTCCCTGACCGACAAGGTGCGCGACGTGCTCGGCCCGGAGGACGAGACACCCGAGGAAGAGGCGGCGGAGGATGCGGCGGAGGATGCCGCACCCGCCCGCCGGCCCGCCCGCAAGCGCCGCAGTGACGACGACCGCCCGCGGCCCAGGCGCCGCGCGGCCGAGGAGGAATGA
- a CDS encoding gas vesicle protein, with protein sequence MTESGTGERRKGSASSATRRRTVRGAGGAARSAAEALTELIGHPLEGVSAVCRGEDGGWVVDVDVLELARIPDTTSLLATYQVELDQGGELRQYRRIARYRRGAQDQ encoded by the coding sequence ATGACCGAATCGGGAACCGGCGAGCGCCGCAAGGGTTCCGCCTCGTCCGCCACGCGCCGCCGTACCGTGCGGGGTGCCGGAGGGGCCGCCCGCAGTGCCGCCGAGGCGCTCACGGAGCTGATCGGGCACCCCCTCGAAGGGGTGTCCGCCGTCTGCCGCGGTGAGGACGGCGGCTGGGTCGTCGACGTCGACGTGCTCGAACTGGCGCGCATCCCCGACACCACCAGTCTGCTCGCGACCTACCAGGTGGAACTGGACCAGGGGGGCGAACTGCGGCAGTACCGGCGGATCGCACGGTACCGGCGCGGCGCCCAGGACCAGTGA